A window of Longispora fulva contains these coding sequences:
- a CDS encoding DUF305 domain-containing protein — translation MSDVTTPPRARRWPLVLLAAVLALATGFALAQFWPSHPGDDSPEAGFARDMSSHHAQAVEIAMLAYDRATTPDLKNLGYDIALTQEAQIGTMSAWLIDWDLLPTGSRPRMAWMPDGSGLLVNGLMPGMATPAELTELRAATGPAFDILVCQLMLRHHLGGIHMVDGILKATDDPEVTRLATAMKAGQQKEIVTLREILTTLGAKPL, via the coding sequence ATGAGTGACGTGACCACGCCCCCGCGGGCCCGCCGCTGGCCCCTCGTCCTGCTGGCGGCCGTCCTCGCCCTGGCCACCGGCTTCGCGCTCGCCCAGTTCTGGCCCAGCCACCCCGGCGACGACTCCCCGGAGGCCGGTTTCGCGCGGGACATGTCCAGCCACCACGCCCAGGCCGTCGAGATCGCCATGCTCGCCTACGACCGGGCGACGACCCCCGACCTGAAGAACCTCGGCTACGACATCGCGCTCACCCAGGAAGCCCAGATCGGCACCATGAGCGCCTGGCTGATCGACTGGGACCTGCTCCCCACCGGCAGCCGCCCCCGGATGGCCTGGATGCCCGACGGCTCGGGCCTGCTGGTCAACGGCCTGATGCCCGGCATGGCCACCCCGGCGGAACTCACCGAACTGCGCGCGGCCACCGGGCCCGCGTTCGACATCCTGGTCTGCCAGCTGATGCTGCGGCACCATCTCGGCGGCATCCACATGGTCGACGGGATCCTGAAGGCCACCGACGACCCGGAGGTCACCCGGCTGGCGACGGCGATGAAGGCCGGCCAGCAGAAGGAGATCGTGACTCTCCGGGAGATTCTCACCACCTTGGGCGCAAAACCCCTGTAA
- a CDS encoding DUF5107 domain-containing protein has product MTELTIADMTLPTAGLGPDSPLPALPGLPGHFPYPTQDGYGRELLPGKLRVAVLENEHVRATIALDLGARLWSLEHEGRELLHRNPVFQPGNLALRDAWFAGGVEWNIGTTGHTPLTCAPMHAARVDTTDGPVLRVWEFERVNGTPYQIDFCLPPGSHRLFVHVRITNPTDGTVPVYWWSNIAVPVDCRVVAPADHSYRYDYTRELTLIEAPVHDGHDYSHPAEATHAADYFFKLDTDEPWIAAVGPDGHGLVQQSTARLTGRKLFVWGDSPGGRHWQDWLGGGYAEIQAGLARTQLDHVPLPPGETFAWVEAYGPVGADVGHGWDAARAAVADTLDFRVLRDRLADWPRWWDAPGARLHEGSGWGVLEGAFPGDLGPDQLPWQTLRATGHLPATASPAVPQHSAYWLDLLERSGDRDWHTWYQIGLITARTDPDGATAALRQSVAATPTAWALRALAHLTSSPDDYLAAVELAPDCWQLRAEAGDALLSADRAAEALALAVPGLHGRLDLLELRAALALGDRTRAAGVFARGLVVPNLREGETSLDELWRETHPQVPLPPEFDFRMTA; this is encoded by the coding sequence ATGACCGAGCTCACTATCGCGGACATGACGCTGCCCACAGCCGGACTCGGCCCGGACTCCCCGTTGCCGGCGCTGCCCGGCCTGCCCGGTCATTTCCCGTACCCGACCCAGGACGGCTACGGCAGGGAGCTGCTCCCGGGGAAGCTGCGGGTCGCCGTGCTGGAGAACGAGCACGTGCGGGCGACGATCGCCCTCGACCTGGGCGCCCGGCTGTGGTCGCTGGAGCACGAGGGCCGCGAGCTGCTGCACCGCAACCCGGTGTTCCAGCCCGGCAACCTGGCGCTGCGCGACGCGTGGTTCGCCGGCGGGGTGGAGTGGAACATCGGCACCACCGGTCACACCCCGCTGACCTGCGCGCCGATGCACGCCGCCCGGGTGGACACCACCGACGGGCCGGTGCTGCGGGTGTGGGAGTTCGAGCGGGTGAACGGCACGCCGTACCAGATCGACTTCTGCCTGCCGCCCGGGTCGCACAGGCTGTTCGTGCACGTCCGGATCACCAATCCCACCGACGGGACCGTTCCCGTGTACTGGTGGTCCAACATCGCCGTCCCCGTCGACTGCCGCGTCGTGGCCCCCGCCGACCACAGCTACCGCTACGACTACACCCGCGAGCTGACCCTGATCGAAGCGCCGGTGCACGACGGCCACGACTACAGCCACCCGGCCGAGGCGACGCACGCCGCCGACTACTTCTTCAAGCTCGACACCGACGAGCCGTGGATCGCGGCGGTCGGGCCGGACGGGCACGGCCTGGTGCAGCAGTCCACCGCGCGCCTGACCGGCCGCAAGCTGTTCGTCTGGGGCGACTCCCCCGGCGGCCGGCACTGGCAGGACTGGCTCGGCGGCGGCTACGCGGAGATCCAGGCCGGGCTGGCCAGGACCCAGCTCGACCACGTGCCGCTGCCGCCGGGGGAGACCTTCGCGTGGGTGGAGGCCTACGGCCCGGTCGGCGCCGACGTGGGTCACGGCTGGGACGCCGCCCGGGCCGCCGTCGCCGACACCCTCGACTTCCGGGTACTCCGCGACCGGCTCGCCGACTGGCCCCGCTGGTGGGACGCGCCGGGCGCCCGGCTCCACGAGGGCTCCGGCTGGGGCGTGCTGGAGGGCGCGTTCCCCGGCGACCTCGGCCCCGACCAGCTCCCCTGGCAGACCCTGCGCGCCACCGGCCACCTGCCAGCCACCGCGTCCCCCGCGGTCCCACAACATTCCGCGTACTGGCTGGACCTGCTCGAACGGTCAGGTGACCGGGACTGGCACACCTGGTACCAGATCGGCCTGATCACGGCGCGGACCGACCCGGACGGCGCGACGGCGGCGCTGCGGCAGTCGGTCGCCGCCACTCCGACCGCGTGGGCCCTGCGCGCGCTGGCCCATCTCACCAGCTCGCCCGACGATTACCTCGCGGCCGTCGAACTGGCCCCCGACTGCTGGCAACTGCGCGCCGAGGCCGGGGACGCGCTGCTGTCCGCCGACCGCGCGGCGGAGGCCCTCGCGCTGGCGGTGCCGGGACTCCACGGCCGTCTCGACCTGCTCGAACTCCGCGCGGCCCTCGCGCTCGGCGACCGGACCCGCGCAGCGGGGGTGTTCGCCCGGGGGCTGGTCGTGCCGAACCTGCGCGAGGGCGAGACGTCCCTGGACGAACTCTGGCGGGAGACGCACCCGCAGGTGCCGCTCCCGCCGGAGTTCGACTTCCGGATGACCGCCTAG
- the nadD gene encoding nicotinate-nucleotide adenylyltransferase has product MEPVKRRIGIMGGTFDPIHHGHLVAASEVADRFALDEVVFVPTGKPWQKSGAPVSAAEDRYLMTVIATASNPRFQVSRVDVDRQGPTYTVDTLRDLRAHFGAEVDLFFITGADALDKILSWKDTAEMFALAHFIGVTRPGYELSDAHLPDDAVSLVEVPAMAISSTDCRARVAVGKPVWYLVPDGVVQYIAKRRLYEWE; this is encoded by the coding sequence ATGGAGCCTGTGAAGAGACGGATCGGGATCATGGGTGGCACGTTCGACCCGATCCACCACGGTCACCTCGTGGCCGCCAGCGAGGTCGCCGACCGGTTCGCGCTCGACGAGGTCGTGTTCGTGCCGACCGGGAAACCGTGGCAGAAGTCGGGCGCGCCGGTCAGCGCCGCCGAGGACCGCTATCTGATGACGGTCATCGCCACGGCGTCCAATCCGCGGTTCCAGGTCAGCCGGGTGGACGTGGATCGACAGGGTCCGACGTACACGGTTGACACTCTTCGCGACCTTCGTGCGCATTTCGGGGCCGAAGTTGATCTCTTCTTCATCACCGGGGCCGACGCGTTGGACAAGATCCTGTCGTGGAAGGACACGGCGGAGATGTTCGCGCTGGCCCACTTCATCGGCGTCACCCGCCCCGGCTACGAACTCAGCGACGCCCACCTGCCCGACGACGCGGTGAGCCTCGTGGAGGTGCCGGCGATGGCGATCTCGTCGACGGACTGCCGGGCCAGGGTCGCCGTCGGCAAGCCGGTCTGGTATCTCGTCCCCGACGGTGTGGTGCAGTACATCGCCAAACGCCGTCTTTACGAGTGGGAGTAA
- a CDS encoding DegV family protein, with amino-acid sequence MSRRRVAVVTDSTGCLPPALVTRHKVTVVPLYVLLSGTEGREGIDVTSADVAAALRARRYTASTSRPTPEEFAVEYRRLLDAGAPGVVSVHLSAKLSGTHESALLAAREFGDKVVVVDAGSTGMGLGFATLAAARAAASGAALDRVAAVAADTAAAASTYFYVDTLEFLRRGGRIGAASALLGTALAVKPILHVEGGEVVVQERVRTASRALARLIDLAVAVTDGPVDLAVHHLAAPDRAADVAEQLRERLGERLGDLYTTEVGAVVAAHVGPGLIGVVVSPRTS; translated from the coding sequence ATGTCCCGTCGACGCGTCGCGGTGGTCACCGACTCCACCGGCTGCCTGCCCCCGGCCCTGGTGACCCGCCACAAGGTCACGGTCGTTCCTCTGTACGTGCTGCTGTCCGGCACCGAGGGGCGCGAGGGCATCGACGTGACCTCCGCGGACGTGGCGGCGGCGCTGCGGGCCCGGCGGTACACGGCCAGCACCTCGCGGCCGACGCCTGAGGAGTTCGCCGTCGAGTACCGCCGACTGCTCGACGCCGGCGCGCCCGGCGTGGTCTCCGTGCACCTGTCCGCCAAGCTCTCCGGCACCCACGAGTCCGCGCTGCTGGCCGCCCGCGAGTTCGGGGACAAGGTCGTCGTGGTCGACGCGGGCAGCACCGGCATGGGCCTCGGATTCGCCACCCTGGCCGCCGCGCGGGCTGCGGCGTCCGGCGCGGCACTCGACCGGGTCGCAGCCGTCGCCGCGGACACCGCCGCCGCCGCCAGCACATACTTCTACGTGGACACCCTCGAGTTCCTCCGCCGGGGCGGCCGGATCGGGGCGGCGTCCGCGCTGCTCGGCACCGCGCTGGCCGTGAAGCCCATCCTGCACGTCGAGGGCGGCGAGGTCGTCGTCCAGGAACGGGTCCGGACCGCCTCACGCGCCCTCGCCCGGCTCATCGACCTCGCGGTCGCCGTCACCGACGGGCCGGTGGACCTCGCCGTGCACCACCTGGCGGCCCCCGACCGGGCGGCCGACGTCGCCGAGCAGCTCCGGGAGCGGCTGGGGGAGCGGTTGGGGGATCTGTACACGACGGAGGTCGGGGCGGTGGTGGCCGCCCATGTGGGGCCGGGGCTGATCGGCGTCGTGGTCAGCCCCCGCACCTCCTGA
- a CDS encoding DUF3105 domain-containing protein produces MSITTPSGEPRKPGDKLPSKASTGEPGTSSAADAPKASAAPKRSAGAPKKGAQRPPAKPAGKGAKGAKGKSFAPVKVNQQKNWGSIAMFTIVGLIVVGIIGYGTVQAIQGSKTWEEKARGIDGIVDWHKTNEKELAAGNGNHVQGLVKYFATPSVGGNHNGIWQNCMGDVYPQQIASEHATHSMEHGAVWVTYDPASVSPDDIKKLTSKVQGNEYTLLSPFPNQGSPISLQAWGWQLKVNSASDSRIDDFIKALRKNASVEPGAVCSGGTTATGTTPQGGADPQTPVPSAAPSGTPAPSATP; encoded by the coding sequence ATGAGCATCACCACCCCGTCCGGCGAGCCGCGCAAGCCCGGCGACAAGCTGCCGTCCAAGGCCTCCACGGGCGAGCCGGGCACGTCCTCCGCCGCCGACGCCCCCAAGGCCTCGGCGGCACCCAAGCGGTCGGCCGGCGCTCCCAAGAAGGGCGCCCAGCGCCCACCGGCCAAACCCGCTGGTAAGGGGGCAAAAGGCGCGAAGGGCAAGTCGTTCGCCCCGGTGAAGGTCAACCAGCAGAAGAACTGGGGCAGCATCGCGATGTTCACCATCGTGGGCCTCATCGTCGTCGGCATCATCGGGTACGGCACGGTGCAGGCCATCCAGGGCTCCAAGACCTGGGAGGAGAAGGCCCGGGGCATCGACGGCATCGTCGACTGGCATAAGACCAACGAGAAGGAGTTGGCTGCCGGCAACGGCAACCACGTCCAGGGCCTCGTCAAGTACTTCGCCACCCCGTCCGTCGGCGGCAACCACAACGGCATCTGGCAGAACTGCATGGGCGACGTCTACCCCCAGCAGATCGCCAGCGAGCACGCCACCCACAGCATGGAGCACGGTGCCGTCTGGGTCACCTACGACCCGGCCTCCGTCTCCCCCGACGACATCAAGAAGCTGACGTCGAAGGTCCAGGGCAACGAGTACACCCTGCTCAGCCCCTTCCCGAACCAGGGCAGCCCCATCTCGCTGCAGGCCTGGGGCTGGCAGCTCAAGGTGAACTCGGCCTCCGACAGCCGGATCGACGACTTCATCAAGGCGCTGCGGAAGAACGCCAGCGTCGAGCCCGGCGCGGTGTGCTCCGGCGGGACCACGGCGACCGGCACCACCCCGCAGGGCGGCGCCGACCCGCAGACGCCGGTGCCGAGCGCGGCCCCGTCGGGCACTCCGGCTCCGAGCGCGACCCCGTAG
- the holA gene encoding DNA polymerase III subunit delta — translation MSTAASGTLRLILGDEEFLASRAVAATVRAARDAEPDADIREYDAGDLASGALAEAVSPSLFGGRRVLVLRNGQDAKKDLIATVLAYAKSPDPDVCLVVTHLGGAKGKALADGLKSAGAEIVPAAKVTKPRERLAFVRDEIRRAGGSCPEDAAEALLSAVGNDLRELASACSQLVADTGGKITLDVVHRYYRGRAEVSGFTVADAAVIGDAPGALEALRWALAVGVDPVPIADALADGVRSVARVAGATGSGYQLASSLGMPPWKVERAQRQARGWTPEGLVTAMRAAARVNADVKGGADDRAYALERAVLAVAQARRGAGR, via the coding sequence GTGAGCACTGCGGCTAGCGGCACCCTCAGGCTGATCCTCGGCGACGAAGAGTTCCTGGCGTCCCGGGCGGTCGCCGCCACCGTGCGCGCGGCCCGGGACGCGGAGCCGGACGCGGACATCCGGGAGTACGACGCCGGAGACCTCGCCTCGGGCGCGCTCGCCGAGGCGGTCAGCCCGTCCCTGTTCGGCGGACGGCGGGTGCTCGTCCTCCGCAACGGCCAGGACGCCAAGAAGGACCTGATCGCCACCGTGCTCGCGTACGCCAAGAGCCCGGACCCCGACGTGTGCCTCGTCGTCACCCACCTGGGCGGGGCGAAGGGCAAGGCCCTCGCCGACGGCCTGAAGTCGGCCGGGGCCGAGATCGTGCCCGCCGCGAAGGTCACCAAGCCCCGGGAGCGGCTCGCCTTCGTCCGCGACGAGATCCGCCGGGCCGGCGGTTCCTGCCCGGAGGACGCCGCCGAGGCCCTGCTGTCCGCCGTCGGGAACGACCTGCGCGAACTCGCCTCGGCCTGTTCGCAGCTGGTCGCCGACACCGGCGGCAAGATCACGCTCGACGTCGTGCACCGGTACTACCGCGGCCGGGCCGAGGTCAGCGGCTTCACGGTCGCCGACGCCGCGGTGATCGGCGACGCGCCCGGCGCGCTGGAGGCGTTGCGCTGGGCGCTGGCCGTCGGGGTCGACCCGGTGCCGATCGCCGACGCGCTCGCCGACGGGGTGCGTTCCGTGGCCAGGGTCGCCGGAGCGACCGGTAGCGGCTACCAGCTGGCGAGTTCGCTCGGCATGCCACCCTGGAAGGTCGAGCGCGCCCAGCGCCAGGCGCGGGGCTGGACCCCGGAGGGCCTGGTCACGGCGATGCGGGCCGCCGCGCGGGTCAACGCTGACGTGAAGGGCGGCGCGGACGACCGGGCGTACGCACTGGAGAGAGCCGTCCTCGCCGTCGCCCAGGCCCGCCGTGGAGCCGGCCGATGA
- a CDS encoding ComEA family DNA-binding protein produces the protein MDSGFDPLAGGSLLERLRIDPGRRGVRALAAVVLLVALGAAGVAYWNRPEPTPVAPVRAAHPSPTTAASLVVAVTGKVRRPGLVRVAAGSRVADVVEAAGGALPDVELDGLNLARKVTDGELIVVGGPAPGAPGVPGVPPGKVNLNTASPAELDVLPGVGPVTAQRIIEYRTAHGPFADISGLRHVEGIGDARFEQLKDLVTV, from the coding sequence GTGGACTCCGGTTTCGACCCGCTCGCCGGCGGCTCCCTCCTGGAGCGGCTGCGGATCGACCCCGGCCGCCGAGGGGTCCGAGCCCTGGCCGCCGTCGTGCTGCTCGTCGCCCTCGGAGCGGCCGGCGTCGCGTACTGGAACCGGCCCGAGCCAACTCCCGTCGCCCCGGTCCGCGCCGCGCATCCGTCCCCGACCACGGCGGCGAGCCTCGTGGTGGCCGTGACGGGGAAGGTGCGCCGGCCCGGTCTCGTCCGGGTGGCCGCGGGCTCCCGGGTCGCCGATGTCGTGGAGGCCGCTGGCGGCGCACTGCCCGACGTGGAGCTCGACGGCCTGAACCTGGCCCGCAAGGTCACCGACGGCGAGCTGATCGTCGTCGGCGGTCCGGCCCCGGGTGCCCCGGGTGTGCCGGGGGTCCCGCCCGGCAAGGTCAACCTCAACACCGCCTCCCCGGCCGAGCTCGACGTGCTGCCCGGGGTCGGGCCGGTCACGGCGCAACGCATCATCGAGTACCGGACGGCACACGGCCCCTTCGCCGACATCTCGGGACTCCGGCACGTCGAGGGCATCGGCGACGCCCGGTTCGAGCAGCTCAAGGACCTGGTGACGGTGTGA
- a CDS encoding ComEC/Rec2 family competence protein codes for MSWAALSLPWSTSALVGAGALAASAVVCRSRARFATVLVAVLLGVACGGLATAGRTVTRDSPAVERVVHDRVSVPVTLVVSDDPRLMRGGRGYVIAADLVRIGAPGGGPHPVGLAAHEGESVLAEGSEVSLDVRVTVLATGDGWVGLLPGQRVRTIARFAPPRGGDLRAATLSTSGAPELLGAAPWYQRGAGNLRAGLQRASRSVTGPAGGLLPGLVIGDTSRLDPALAEDFKATGLTHLVAVSGANCAIMIGCVLFAAAWCRAGPRTTAVLGALALVGFVLLARPSPSVLRAAAMGTLGLVGLASGRARAAVPALAAGVLALVVLDPELAGDMGFALSVAATGGLLLLAPGWRDALRRRGVPAGLAEALAVPAAAQVACGPLIAVLSSSVSLVAVPANLFAEQAVAPATVLGVAAALLSPVWPDGASFVAWLAGWAARWLVLVARTGAGVPAGSVPWPGGATGGLLLGALTLALLCAGRYRTVRRLVVVTTLGVALGAVPVRLIAPGWPPPGWVFVACDVGQGDALVLRAGDGEAVLVDAGPDPDKVDGCLRRLGVHTVALLVVSHFHADHVDGLPGVLPGRRLGAVLAPEFAEPGAGVQVVRAVAGRAGAAVSTPQTGADLQIGDVRLHVLGPTRRLTGTRSDPNENSLVVLATVRGVRILLAGDAETEEQHELAGLDMRADVLKVAHHGSAYQDPAFLAAVGPAVAVVSVGVGNGYGHPNQGVLDTLGGGGAQVARTDRDGDIAVSADRDGALSVTRRTGHPP; via the coding sequence ATGTCCTGGGCGGCGCTGAGCCTGCCATGGTCGACCAGCGCACTCGTCGGGGCCGGCGCGCTCGCCGCGAGCGCCGTCGTGTGCCGCAGCCGCGCGCGGTTCGCCACCGTCCTGGTCGCGGTGCTGCTCGGGGTGGCGTGCGGGGGCCTGGCCACCGCGGGCCGGACGGTGACCCGGGACAGTCCCGCCGTCGAGCGGGTGGTCCACGACCGGGTGAGCGTGCCGGTGACGCTCGTGGTGTCCGACGATCCCCGGCTGATGCGCGGTGGCCGCGGCTACGTGATCGCCGCTGACCTGGTCCGGATCGGCGCGCCCGGGGGCGGGCCCCACCCAGTGGGCCTCGCCGCCCACGAGGGGGAGTCGGTCCTCGCCGAGGGCTCCGAGGTGTCCCTCGACGTGCGGGTGACGGTTCTCGCGACAGGTGACGGCTGGGTCGGGCTGCTCCCGGGCCAACGGGTGCGGACCATCGCCCGGTTCGCGCCGCCCCGGGGTGGTGACCTGCGCGCCGCGACCCTCAGTACCTCGGGTGCGCCGGAGTTGCTGGGCGCGGCCCCGTGGTACCAGCGGGGGGCAGGGAATCTGCGCGCCGGTCTCCAGCGGGCCAGCCGGTCCGTCACCGGTCCCGCCGGAGGCCTGCTTCCCGGGCTGGTCATCGGGGACACCAGCCGACTCGACCCGGCGCTCGCCGAGGATTTCAAAGCCACCGGTTTGACCCACTTGGTCGCTGTTTCCGGTGCCAACTGCGCCATCATGATCGGCTGTGTGCTGTTCGCCGCGGCCTGGTGCCGGGCCGGCCCCCGGACCACCGCCGTCCTCGGCGCGCTCGCACTGGTCGGGTTCGTGCTGCTCGCCCGGCCGTCGCCCAGTGTGCTGCGGGCGGCGGCGATGGGCACCCTCGGGCTGGTCGGCCTGGCGTCCGGCCGGGCCCGGGCCGCGGTGCCGGCCCTCGCCGCCGGGGTGCTGGCCCTCGTCGTCCTCGACCCGGAACTGGCCGGGGACATGGGCTTCGCGCTGTCCGTCGCCGCGACGGGCGGGTTGCTGCTCCTCGCGCCGGGCTGGAGGGACGCGCTCCGTCGCCGCGGCGTGCCGGCCGGGCTCGCCGAGGCGCTCGCCGTGCCCGCCGCGGCCCAGGTCGCCTGTGGCCCGCTGATCGCGGTGCTGTCGTCCTCGGTGAGCCTCGTCGCCGTGCCCGCGAACCTTTTCGCCGAGCAGGCGGTCGCCCCGGCCACGGTTCTCGGCGTCGCCGCCGCGCTGCTGTCCCCGGTCTGGCCGGACGGGGCGTCGTTCGTCGCCTGGCTCGCCGGTTGGGCCGCCCGGTGGCTGGTGCTCGTCGCCCGCACCGGGGCGGGGGTGCCGGCCGGATCGGTGCCCTGGCCGGGCGGTGCGACCGGTGGTCTGCTGCTCGGCGCGCTCACCCTCGCGCTGCTGTGCGCCGGCCGGTACCGCACGGTCCGCCGTCTCGTCGTCGTCACGACGCTCGGTGTGGCGCTCGGGGCTGTACCGGTCCGGTTGATCGCCCCGGGCTGGCCGCCGCCCGGCTGGGTGTTCGTCGCCTGCGACGTGGGGCAGGGTGACGCGCTCGTCCTGCGCGCCGGGGACGGCGAGGCGGTCCTCGTGGACGCCGGACCCGACCCGGACAAGGTCGACGGGTGCCTGCGCCGGCTCGGCGTGCACACCGTGGCACTCCTCGTCGTCAGCCACTTCCACGCCGACCACGTCGACGGGCTCCCCGGGGTCCTGCCCGGCCGCCGGCTCGGGGCTGTCCTGGCGCCCGAGTTCGCCGAGCCCGGGGCGGGGGTCCAGGTGGTGCGGGCCGTCGCGGGGCGGGCCGGCGCGGCGGTCAGTACCCCGCAGACCGGAGCGGACCTCCAGATCGGAGACGTGCGGCTGCACGTGCTCGGGCCGACCCGACGCCTGACCGGCACCCGCAGCGACCCCAACGAGAACTCCCTGGTGGTCCTGGCCACGGTGCGCGGCGTGCGGATCCTGCTCGCCGGGGACGCGGAGACGGAGGAACAGCACGAGCTGGCGGGGCTCGACATGCGCGCGGACGTGCTCAAGGTGGCCCACCACGGCAGCGCGTACCAGGATCCGGCGTTCCTGGCCGCCGTCGGCCCCGCCGTGGCCGTGGTCTCCGTGGGCGTCGGCAACGGGTACGGGCACCCCAACCAGGGCGTTCTCGACACTCTGGGCGGCGGGGGAGCCCAGGTGGCGCGCACCGACCGCGACGGCGACATCGCGGTGTCCGCCGACCGCGACGGCGCCCTCAGCGTGACCCGCCGCACCGGCCACCCGCCGTAG
- the rsfS gene encoding ribosome silencing factor, translating into MTASERAVEIALAGAQAAADKKAENISIIDVSDHLVITDAFLIASAPNERQVLSIVDAIEEALLQLPEKAKPVRREGGNPSGRWVLLDFIDVVVHVQHNEEREFYGLDKLWKDCPIIEFQDRDLTEQLVESE; encoded by the coding sequence GTGACTGCATCTGAGCGCGCCGTGGAGATCGCCCTCGCCGGCGCTCAGGCCGCGGCGGACAAGAAGGCCGAGAACATCTCGATCATCGACGTCAGCGACCACCTGGTGATCACCGATGCCTTCCTGATCGCGTCCGCCCCCAACGAACGCCAGGTCCTCTCCATCGTCGACGCGATCGAGGAGGCCCTGCTCCAGCTGCCGGAGAAGGCCAAGCCGGTCCGGCGCGAGGGCGGCAACCCCTCCGGGCGCTGGGTCCTGCTCGACTTCATCGACGTCGTCGTGCACGTCCAGCACAACGAGGAGCGCGAGTTCTACGGCCTCGACAAGCTGTGGAAGGACTGCCCGATCATCGAGTTCCAGGACCGCGACCTGACCGAGCAGCTGGTCGAGTCCGAGTAG
- a CDS encoding histidine phosphatase family protein, with protein MSRLILWRHGQTAWNSIGRMQGQTDIDMDATGHAQAAAGAELLAAMGPAKIVSSDLRRCYDTAVHLAELTGLPVTTDKRLRERSFGDWEGMTGTEVAERYPSDWELWSTGQPLHGHGIEDYDAVAVRMHAAITDAVADCDGLVVVVTHGGSSRRALAALIGVPGFSEAIGGLYNCRWTELRQRNGVWKLHAHNVGEPVGATPPGQGVQEAGNRARGAHV; from the coding sequence GTGAGCCGGCTGATCCTCTGGCGGCACGGCCAGACCGCGTGGAACTCGATCGGCCGCATGCAGGGCCAGACCGACATCGACATGGACGCCACCGGCCACGCCCAGGCGGCGGCCGGCGCCGAACTCCTGGCCGCCATGGGACCAGCCAAGATCGTGTCCAGCGATCTGCGCCGCTGCTATGACACCGCTGTGCACCTCGCCGAGCTGACCGGGCTGCCCGTGACCACCGACAAGCGGCTCCGCGAGCGCTCGTTCGGTGACTGGGAGGGGATGACGGGGACCGAGGTCGCTGAGCGGTACCCCTCCGACTGGGAGCTGTGGAGCACCGGCCAGCCGCTGCACGGCCACGGGATCGAGGACTACGACGCCGTCGCCGTCCGGATGCACGCCGCGATCACCGACGCCGTCGCCGACTGCGACGGTCTCGTCGTCGTCGTCACCCACGGCGGCTCGTCCCGCCGGGCGTTGGCCGCGCTGATCGGCGTGCCCGGGTTCAGCGAGGCGATCGGCGGGCTGTACAACTGCCGGTGGACGGAGCTGCGGCAGCGTAACGGCGTGTGGAAGCTGCACGCGCACAACGTCGGCGAGCCCGTGGGGGCGACGCCGCCGGGGCAGGGCGTCCAGGAAGCCGGGAACCGGGCGCGGGGCGCGCACGTCTGA